One genomic region from Maridesulfovibrio frigidus DSM 17176 encodes:
- a CDS encoding UshA-like (seleno)protein family 2 produces MRLYIYVFIFLASFGLTFQAHAGKDTVLSIAYTSNTFGTVNPCPSUGGKTLGGLARRAGYLQDLRDSKGPEIFLVGGAFEFLSTSSELIPEKKREALTGAFQIMNYDLGLLSPAEAAFLKESPNGIPKNWIDCKDASVKIVPLADGKKAGFIILPFIEKGSSNVPDELISQIAELVKKYRDKTDILIGVSSLGYFREKKLLASPQLADLSMDILLGSGDGPGMTGTLADSGKTLWVRSYPTGKAVNRIDIFQWPSRDADFKWTSGQNIKWFLQSLLDNVREEPTVLKLIEGIADEK; encoded by the coding sequence ATGCGCTTATACATATATGTTTTCATTTTCCTTGCCAGCTTTGGACTTACGTTCCAAGCACATGCTGGCAAGGACACGGTATTGTCTATAGCATATACGTCTAACACCTTCGGGACAGTTAACCCTTGTCCTTCGTGAGGCGGGAAAACACTTGGTGGACTGGCCCGGCGGGCTGGTTATCTTCAAGATCTTCGAGACTCTAAGGGTCCCGAGATTTTTCTCGTTGGTGGAGCGTTTGAATTTTTATCAACTTCCAGCGAACTGATCCCTGAGAAAAAAAGAGAGGCGCTTACTGGAGCTTTCCAAATCATGAATTATGATTTAGGACTTCTAAGCCCTGCTGAAGCAGCATTTTTAAAAGAATCTCCGAACGGCATTCCTAAGAACTGGATAGACTGTAAAGACGCTTCTGTTAAGATTGTGCCTTTAGCTGATGGTAAAAAGGCAGGATTCATTATTTTACCTTTTATAGAGAAAGGTTCGAGTAATGTACCAGACGAACTAATCAGTCAAATTGCTGAGCTTGTAAAAAAGTATAGAGATAAAACAGATATCCTGATTGGCGTGAGCTCTTTAGGGTATTTCAGAGAAAAGAAACTTCTCGCATCTCCGCAGCTTGCTGATCTTTCTATGGATATCCTGCTCGGTAGCGGAGATGGCCCGGGCATGACCGGAACTCTTGCAGATAGCGGAAAAACTTTATGGGTGCGCAGTTACCCTACAGGTAAAGCCGTTAATAGAATTGATATTTTCCAATGGCCGTCTCGTGATGCTGATTTTAAGTGGACCTCAGGACAGAATATTAAGTGGTTTCTTCAAAGCCTGCTTGATAATGTTCGTGAAGAACCGACTGTGTTGAAGCTCATTGAAGGCATTGCAGACGAAAAGTAA
- the dapA gene encoding 4-hydroxy-tetrahydrodipicolinate synthase, producing MTFQGAFTALVTPFKDGGIDQDAYRALIEWQIEQGIDGLVPCGTTGEAATMTHDEQGEAIRICVEQAKGRVPVIAGAGSNNTKEAVYLTKLAKKAGAEATLQITPYYNKPTPEGLVAHFKALSDEASMPFILYNVPGRTGLNALPETIARIATEVPDVFGVKEATGSMAQCSDLIEQCPEGFVVFSGDDFTVLPLLSLGGHGAISVVSNIAPKMMSDMCAAFRAGDAVKAKELHYKLQPLSRAMFIETNPIPVKTSLGMMGKLDASFRLPIVPLLSENETKLKAILKENGII from the coding sequence ATGACTTTCCAAGGAGCATTCACTGCTCTGGTAACTCCGTTCAAGGACGGGGGAATTGATCAGGACGCTTATCGCGCACTGATTGAGTGGCAGATTGAGCAAGGAATCGACGGACTTGTTCCATGTGGAACAACCGGCGAAGCGGCAACAATGACTCACGACGAACAAGGTGAGGCTATAAGAATCTGTGTCGAGCAGGCCAAGGGACGTGTCCCGGTCATCGCTGGCGCGGGTTCTAACAATACCAAAGAAGCCGTATATCTCACTAAACTTGCTAAAAAAGCAGGTGCAGAAGCCACACTCCAGATCACTCCTTACTACAATAAACCGACCCCTGAAGGATTGGTCGCGCATTTTAAGGCTCTTTCAGATGAAGCTTCTATGCCTTTCATTCTCTACAATGTTCCGGGAAGAACAGGTCTTAACGCCCTGCCTGAAACAATTGCAAGAATTGCGACCGAAGTTCCTGATGTTTTCGGAGTTAAAGAAGCTACGGGTAGCATGGCGCAATGTTCAGATCTTATTGAACAGTGCCCGGAAGGATTCGTTGTTTTCTCTGGAGATGATTTCACAGTGCTACCGCTCCTTTCTTTGGGCGGACATGGTGCAATCTCTGTAGTATCAAATATCGCACCTAAAATGATGTCTGACATGTGTGCAGCGTTCCGCGCTGGCGACGCGGTAAAAGCGAAAGAGCTTCACTACAAGCTCCAGCCGCTTAGCAGAGCAATGTTCATTGAAACAAACCCAATTCCAGTGAAAACATCACTAGGTATGATGGGTAAGCTTGATGCATCATTCAGACTTCCAATTGTTCCACTGCTTTCTGAAAATGAGACTAAGCTTAAGGCTATCTTAAAAGAAAACGGAATAATCTAG
- the trmFO gene encoding methylenetetrahydrofolate--tRNA-(uracil(54)-C(5))-methyltransferase (FADH(2)-oxidizing) TrmFO: protein MEKIAVIGGGLAGCECAMQLAKADVPVVLYEMKPDHYSEAHHIPGLAELVCSNSLRSGDISTAVGVLKKEMEAFGSIVMKCAMESRVPAGSAVAVDRAIFSNLVTEALEAEENITIIRREIKSLDDPELAEFSKIVVAAGPLASETLTESLIEKIGGGRLYFYDAIAPIVSRDSVNMDIAFFGSRYKPEDDDYLNCPMTEEQYAAFLAELKAGERVVPREFEKEIHFEGCLPIEEMADRGDQTLTFGPLKPVGLIDPRNDEQAYAVVQLRAENKEKTSFNLVGFQTKLKYPEQKRIFKMIPGLENVEFLRLGSIHRNTYVNAPEVLDEKLALKADLRIHLAGQITGVEGYLESAACGLWVGLLLAEDAKGRTIPNPPLESSMGALLAHLREAKKNFQPSNIQFGLMPALKMRANKKRRKELYGQRAMELFERWRLEYFGE, encoded by the coding sequence GTGGAAAAAATAGCTGTAATCGGTGGTGGCTTGGCTGGGTGTGAGTGCGCAATGCAACTCGCAAAGGCGGATGTTCCCGTTGTTTTGTACGAAATGAAGCCGGATCATTACTCCGAAGCACATCATATACCCGGCTTAGCGGAGCTTGTCTGCTCTAATTCTCTGCGTTCGGGGGATATTAGCACTGCTGTCGGCGTGCTCAAAAAAGAGATGGAAGCATTCGGTTCAATAGTAATGAAATGTGCCATGGAATCGCGCGTACCAGCTGGTTCAGCTGTTGCCGTTGACCGTGCAATATTTTCAAATCTGGTAACAGAAGCTCTAGAGGCCGAAGAAAATATAACCATCATTCGCAGGGAAATAAAATCTCTGGATGATCCTGAACTTGCAGAATTTTCCAAAATAGTAGTCGCTGCAGGACCGCTTGCATCTGAAACTTTGACTGAAAGCTTAATCGAAAAAATAGGCGGAGGACGCCTTTATTTCTACGATGCAATTGCTCCGATAGTCAGCAGAGACTCCGTCAATATGGATATCGCTTTCTTTGGTTCACGATACAAACCCGAAGACGACGATTATCTCAACTGTCCGATGACAGAAGAGCAGTATGCCGCATTTCTCGCTGAACTAAAAGCAGGCGAAAGAGTTGTGCCGCGCGAGTTTGAAAAAGAAATTCATTTCGAAGGGTGTTTGCCTATCGAAGAAATGGCTGATCGTGGGGATCAGACTTTAACTTTTGGGCCGCTCAAACCTGTAGGTCTTATTGATCCTCGCAACGATGAGCAGGCATATGCGGTTGTTCAGCTTAGAGCTGAAAACAAAGAGAAGACTTCATTTAATCTTGTAGGTTTTCAGACCAAGTTAAAATATCCTGAACAGAAGCGAATTTTCAAAATGATTCCCGGACTTGAAAATGTAGAATTTTTAAGACTCGGAAGTATTCATCGTAATACCTACGTAAATGCGCCCGAAGTGCTGGACGAGAAGCTCGCACTGAAAGCTGATTTACGCATCCATCTTGCCGGGCAGATCACAGGTGTTGAAGGATATCTTGAGTCCGCTGCATGTGGGCTTTGGGTTGGCTTGCTGTTGGCCGAAGATGCTAAAGGGCGCACTATCCCGAATCCTCCTCTGGAATCGTCAATGGGGGCATTACTGGCCCATTTGCGCGAAGCTAAGAAGAACTTCCAGCCGTCCAATATACAGTTCGGGCTGATGCCTGCTCTGAAAATGCGTGCCAATAAGAAGAGGCGCAAAGAGCTATACGGACAGCGTGCTATGGAATTGTTTGAAAGATGGCGTTTGGAATATTTTGGAGAGTAA
- a CDS encoding ABC transporter ATP-binding protein has translation MTAPILKIKNLTTSFATPGGIIRAVDNASIELGQGETLAIVGESGCGKTVLSLSIMGLIPDPPGRITDGHVFYRDQDLVELSDKELQKIRGNHLSMIFQEPMTSLNPVFKIGDQIGETLRLHKGLDRHEAELAAIEALALVGLSNPQKQIKSFPHELSGGMRQRVMIAMALACNPEILIADEPTTALDVTIQAQILRLLDDMKKKMNGSIMLITHDLGVVARVASRVAVMYAGQLVESSNVFDIFKEPLHPYTQGLLSSVPKLGSKEALTPIPGNVPALNNLPTGCRFHPRCKFAFDKCKKQEPQLINKNGREIRCWLHS, from the coding sequence ATGACTGCACCAATTTTGAAAATCAAGAATCTGACTACATCTTTTGCAACTCCTGGCGGAATCATCAGGGCTGTGGATAATGCCAGTATCGAGTTAGGGCAAGGAGAAACTTTAGCCATTGTCGGTGAATCCGGTTGTGGCAAAACAGTTTTGTCACTCTCAATCATGGGTCTTATCCCTGACCCGCCGGGCAGAATCACCGATGGACATGTATTTTATAGAGATCAAGACTTGGTTGAGTTATCTGATAAAGAGTTACAGAAAATTCGCGGAAATCACCTTTCCATGATTTTTCAAGAGCCGATGACCTCACTTAACCCCGTTTTTAAAATAGGTGACCAAATAGGTGAAACTCTAAGGCTTCATAAAGGTTTAGACCGCCATGAGGCAGAACTAGCCGCTATAGAAGCTCTTGCGCTCGTCGGACTTTCTAACCCGCAAAAACAGATCAAGAGCTTTCCTCACGAACTTAGCGGAGGCATGAGACAGCGAGTAATGATTGCAATGGCCCTTGCGTGTAATCCTGAAATTCTTATTGCTGACGAACCGACAACGGCATTAGACGTGACCATTCAAGCACAAATTTTGCGATTACTTGATGACATGAAAAAGAAAATGAACGGCTCAATCATGCTTATTACGCATGACCTCGGAGTCGTAGCCCGCGTAGCATCGCGTGTTGCTGTTATGTATGCAGGACAGCTTGTTGAATCCTCAAATGTTTTCGATATATTTAAGGAACCACTGCACCCATATACTCAGGGACTACTTTCTTCGGTTCCTAAATTAGGATCAAAGGAAGCGCTCACCCCGATCCCCGGTAATGTCCCGGCTCTGAACAATCTTCCGACAGGTTGTAGATTCCACCCGAGATGTAAATTCGCCTTTGACAAATGTAAAAAGCAGGAACCTCAATTAATTAATAAAAACGGTAGAGAAATCCGCTGTTGGTTACATTCGTAA
- a CDS encoding ABC transporter ATP-binding protein, which yields MTENAPEIKNILEIKNIKRHYPVSSGILSLSKATVKAVNDISLEVRNGETLGLVGESGCGKSTLARLLTGLESPDAGSIFFKGKEFKNWDSAKIGTMMQMVFQDPYSSLNPRQKIGNIISEGMRIHKFGSRKEIAARVEDLLEQVGLRPEHAKRYPHEFSGGQRQRIAIARAIAMNPDLIVCDEPVSALDVSVQAQVLNLLKSIQKEFDLSYVFISHDLSVVSHISDRVAVMYLGKLMEIAPTESLYNKPLHPYTQVLLEAVPIPDPTIKTVDALIPGDMPSPISPPSGCPFHPRCLKAMDICKETPPVRKEVEPDHSVFCHLY from the coding sequence ATGACTGAAAATGCACCCGAAATAAAAAATATTCTTGAAATTAAAAATATTAAACGACACTACCCTGTCAGCAGCGGAATTTTATCCCTTTCCAAAGCAACAGTTAAAGCCGTTAACGATATTTCACTCGAAGTTAGAAACGGAGAAACTCTCGGACTGGTAGGGGAATCAGGATGTGGAAAATCAACACTTGCACGCCTTCTGACTGGTCTTGAATCACCGGACGCAGGCTCTATCTTTTTCAAAGGAAAGGAGTTCAAAAACTGGGATTCAGCAAAAATCGGCACCATGATGCAGATGGTTTTTCAAGACCCCTACTCCTCTTTAAATCCGCGCCAAAAGATTGGAAACATCATATCAGAAGGTATGAGAATCCATAAGTTTGGATCACGCAAAGAAATAGCTGCCCGCGTTGAAGACTTGCTGGAGCAAGTCGGACTTCGCCCTGAACACGCCAAGAGATACCCTCACGAATTTTCAGGAGGACAAAGACAGCGCATTGCAATTGCCAGAGCCATAGCCATGAATCCTGACCTGATTGTTTGCGACGAACCTGTCTCCGCTTTAGATGTTTCCGTACAGGCACAGGTCTTAAATCTACTGAAAAGTATTCAGAAAGAATTCGACCTAAGTTATGTTTTCATTTCGCATGACCTGTCAGTAGTAAGCCATATCAGCGACAGGGTCGCGGTTATGTATTTAGGTAAATTAATGGAAATTGCGCCCACCGAATCACTTTATAATAAGCCTCTGCACCCATACACTCAGGTGCTTTTAGAAGCTGTGCCTATCCCAGACCCCACAATTAAAACCGTAGATGCTTTAATTCCCGGCGACATGCCAAGCCCGATTTCACCACCGTCTGGTTGCCCTTTCCATCCGCGTTGCTTAAAAGCTATGGATATTTGCAAAGAGACACCACCAGTTCGCAAAGAAGTTGAACCAGACCACTCCGTGTTCTGTCACCTTTACTAA
- a CDS encoding HDIG domain-containing metalloprotein, producing the protein MISRTDAFELLTINTVEENLIHHALESEAVLGALAAKLGKDETVWSMTGLLHDLDYSKTCNDPQNHGLVSAQMLVDHMPEEAIKAIQAHNAEMTTIAPDTDLDFALRCGETVTGLIHANALIRPEGMKGMTPKSLKKKMKAKAFAASVNRDIIKECEHIGLELVEFLTIAIAAIEKIGPEVGLAK; encoded by the coding sequence ATGATATCAAGAACTGATGCTTTTGAACTGCTTACAATAAATACGGTGGAAGAAAATTTAATTCACCATGCACTAGAGTCAGAGGCTGTACTTGGAGCACTTGCTGCAAAACTTGGAAAAGATGAAACAGTGTGGTCAATGACGGGACTTTTACACGACCTTGATTACAGCAAAACATGCAATGATCCACAAAACCACGGGCTAGTTTCCGCACAAATGCTAGTAGACCACATGCCAGAAGAGGCAATTAAAGCGATTCAAGCGCATAATGCAGAAATGACAACAATTGCACCTGATACTGATTTAGACTTTGCTCTTAGATGTGGTGAGACTGTTACAGGCTTAATTCACGCAAATGCCTTGATCCGCCCCGAAGGTATGAAAGGCATGACTCCTAAAAGTTTGAAAAAGAAAATGAAAGCAAAAGCTTTTGCGGCAAGCGTAAATCGTGACATAATAAAAGAATGCGAACATATCGGATTGGAACTTGTCGAATTTCTTACTATTGCAATCGCTGCAATCGAGAAAATCGGACCAGAAGTTGGACTCGCAAAGTAA
- a CDS encoding winged helix-turn-helix domain-containing protein: MSGNDEFCPRVRLNLWLETDDGMLFGLGRAQLLEQIEKLGSLNKAAKELGMSYRAAWGRLKNTEEVLGDALVLRTRGRKGASLTPLGERVLEEYRQWAKEVENFAVMTARKSFPWQISSYDEDEARRKKGLSKVAKDKDDSSADK; encoded by the coding sequence ATGTCAGGTAATGACGAATTTTGCCCCAGAGTGAGGCTTAATCTTTGGCTGGAAACAGATGATGGAATGCTTTTCGGCCTTGGTAGAGCTCAGCTCCTTGAGCAGATTGAAAAGCTTGGGTCGTTGAATAAGGCGGCAAAAGAGCTGGGCATGTCTTACAGGGCTGCGTGGGGACGTTTAAAAAATACTGAAGAAGTTCTTGGTGACGCTCTTGTGCTCAGAACTAGAGGGAGAAAGGGCGCTAGCCTTACACCCCTAGGGGAACGGGTACTTGAAGAATACCGTCAGTGGGCAAAAGAGGTAGAGAATTTTGCCGTGATGACTGCGCGAAAATCTTTTCCGTGGCAGATATCTTCTTATGATGAAGATGAGGCTCGTAGAAAAAAAGGATTATCTAAAGTCGCAAAGGATAAAGACGATAGTTCTGCAGATAAATAG
- a CDS encoding MATE family efflux transporter, whose translation MNMSTTDMTNSPYKTIWHLSWPQILMMIFHLMIGLVDVWVAGKLGREIQASMGMVSQSLFFFLVIGMAVANGSVAAISQSIGAGLMIRAKRYVGLCFQLGAILGSVILLIGFPFRNSILTVLRVPEEMRYVMEYFIEIFLYLLPLYYLLIITNAIFRAQKKVMLPLYSMIIVTVMNTVLDLGLGLGMWGFPNLGYQGLALATFYSVSAGAAFNVFLLYKSGSLRRKSFAPFKWVRSAFPYLLKVAWPSGLMQLVWHSGYLVLYSITASLPFENVVALAGMTAGIKIESILFLPAFAFNMTASIIIGHYLGDGKPEEAKKFGYRILFLAIAFLSITALILWQYIRPITAIIAPEVVVLDEAVNYLFFNMLAIPFTLTSMIMAGALNGAGATLYNLAIFTFTVWGFRLPLAYYLGHQVYESATGVWIAMLLSQIVQASIMFYAFSCLNWQKFSMIKKKRNSDG comes from the coding sequence ATGAATATGAGTACTACCGATATGACCAACTCGCCATATAAAACCATATGGCATCTATCATGGCCGCAAATTCTAATGATGATTTTTCATCTTATGATCGGCCTTGTAGACGTTTGGGTTGCAGGTAAACTCGGACGGGAAATTCAAGCTTCCATGGGTATGGTCAGCCAATCTTTATTCTTCTTCCTCGTTATAGGCATGGCTGTTGCCAATGGTTCTGTAGCAGCTATAAGCCAGTCCATAGGCGCGGGGCTGATGATCAGAGCCAAAAGATATGTAGGGCTGTGTTTTCAGCTGGGAGCAATCCTCGGATCGGTAATCCTTCTCATAGGTTTTCCGTTCAGAAATAGCATACTAACAGTTCTGCGTGTACCAGAAGAAATGCGCTATGTAATGGAATATTTTATCGAAATATTCCTTTATCTTCTCCCGCTCTACTACCTGCTAATTATTACTAATGCTATATTCAGAGCGCAAAAGAAAGTAATGCTGCCACTTTACAGCATGATTATTGTGACAGTTATGAATACTGTTTTAGATCTGGGTCTAGGTCTAGGAATGTGGGGCTTTCCAAATCTTGGATACCAAGGGCTTGCCCTCGCTACATTCTATTCAGTTTCCGCAGGGGCAGCATTTAATGTATTCCTACTATATAAATCAGGATCACTTCGCAGAAAATCTTTTGCACCCTTCAAATGGGTGCGTAGCGCTTTCCCATATCTGCTCAAGGTCGCATGGCCTAGCGGACTAATGCAACTTGTCTGGCATTCTGGATATCTAGTACTATACTCCATAACCGCCAGCCTTCCATTCGAAAACGTAGTTGCCCTTGCGGGTATGACTGCGGGAATTAAAATTGAGTCAATCCTGTTTCTACCGGCATTCGCCTTCAATATGACGGCATCAATCATCATTGGACATTATCTAGGTGACGGAAAACCGGAAGAGGCCAAAAAATTTGGTTATCGAATACTTTTTCTTGCCATAGCATTTCTAAGCATCACAGCCTTAATACTCTGGCAATACATCAGGCCGATAACAGCCATTATCGCCCCCGAAGTGGTTGTTCTCGATGAAGCGGTCAACTACCTGTTCTTTAATATGCTAGCCATTCCGTTCACGCTTACGTCCATGATTATGGCTGGAGCATTGAACGGAGCAGGCGCAACCCTGTACAACCTTGCTATTTTCACCTTTACCGTGTGGGGATTCAGGCTTCCTCTTGCCTACTATCTCGGGCATCAGGTCTACGAATCCGCAACCGGCGTCTGGATAGCAATGTTGCTTTCACAGATAGTTCAAGCCTCAATAATGTTCTACGCTTTCTCATGCCTCAACTGGCAGAAGTTCAGTATGATAAAAAAGAAAAGGAATTCAGATGGATAA
- a CDS encoding DUF2156 domain-containing protein: MDKHFSPITLCCQDKFDKVLKTCSQRTSDYTFANIWGWTDYYGLELNCSDKMVWVRQTKPELVHWAPIGDWDSVDWEKCDIMNTPGTKFTRIPETLALQWQKIFGDKIILEENRDHFDYVYSVEELIELRGKRFHKKKNLYRQFLKNYDFEYKEITPDCVEEVLEMQLDWYRWQEEKNNSTALVAENEAISKVLKEIDSITHLTGGTLRVDGRIIAYTIAEPLGDDTIVIHFEKGNTHFKGVYQAINQMFLEISASDKKFVNREQDLGEPGLRKAKLSYNPVDFMKKYEITVR, from the coding sequence ATGGATAAGCATTTCAGCCCGATCACTCTTTGTTGTCAGGATAAATTTGATAAAGTTTTAAAGACATGCAGCCAGCGAACATCTGACTACACTTTTGCTAATATCTGGGGATGGACCGACTATTACGGACTTGAACTGAATTGCTCAGACAAAATGGTCTGGGTCAGGCAGACTAAGCCAGAGCTTGTCCACTGGGCCCCCATCGGCGATTGGGACAGTGTTGACTGGGAAAAATGCGATATAATGAATACGCCCGGCACAAAATTTACACGTATTCCAGAAACTCTCGCACTTCAATGGCAAAAAATATTCGGTGACAAAATCATTCTAGAAGAAAATCGAGATCACTTTGATTACGTATATTCTGTAGAAGAATTGATTGAACTACGCGGCAAAAGATTTCACAAAAAAAAGAATCTTTATCGCCAGTTTTTAAAAAATTACGATTTTGAATACAAAGAAATCACTCCTGATTGCGTAGAAGAAGTGCTCGAAATGCAGCTGGACTGGTATCGCTGGCAGGAAGAAAAAAACAATTCCACAGCATTAGTTGCAGAAAATGAAGCTATTTCTAAAGTACTCAAAGAAATAGACTCCATTACCCACCTCACAGGCGGAACTCTGCGTGTAGACGGACGGATAATCGCCTATACAATAGCTGAACCCCTTGGGGATGACACAATCGTCATTCATTTTGAAAAAGGAAACACCCACTTTAAGGGCGTATATCAGGCAATAAACCAGATGTTCCTTGAAATTAGCGCCTCAGACAAAAAGTTCGTTAACCGTGAACAGGATCTTGGTGAGCCGGGTTTACGCAAAGCAAAGCTTTCTTATAATCCCGTAGATTTCATGAAAAAATACGAGATAACGGTACGCTAG
- a CDS encoding alkaline phosphatase family protein, which yields MILTSSKRKRFVVLGLDGLPASLAIKLAKQLPNLSRIAGKNKPLTAEIPELSPVNWTSFYTAQGPEAHGIYGFTKLDRTTYTLSINNFDNVCGPTIFDTLGEKGLVSKVINLPNTYPARPLRGMMISGFVADSLEKAVYPPFLKGPLTESNFLLEADTSKGLMEPEYLISQCEKTLKCRLQAFDMFWNDLAWDFFTIVFTETDRLFHFLYPAFEETNHPLHPICMNFMHKWDKAIGHVLDKFDSLKGEKKIISFADHGFTSLETEVDINAFLIQKGLLSLRHAPQDQWDSTAISDTSKAFALDPGRIYIHTASDFDRGQVTKSEAASISKEIATDLMKLKFNGQQVMQSVQTSQELYGKEATGNAPDLICTAMPGFDLKAKFDRKEIFGFFGRTGTHTSKDAFFYSSDGEQANLTRDTGKMVLEWFEE from the coding sequence ATGATTCTGACTAGCTCCAAACGCAAAAGGTTCGTGGTTCTCGGCCTTGACGGACTTCCTGCGTCACTTGCCATCAAGCTTGCTAAACAGTTGCCGAACCTAAGTAGAATTGCTGGTAAAAACAAACCGCTAACAGCAGAAATACCAGAGCTATCACCTGTAAACTGGACCTCATTTTACACAGCACAAGGTCCAGAAGCGCACGGCATCTACGGATTCACCAAACTAGATAGAACCACCTACACCCTATCAATCAACAACTTCGACAACGTATGCGGACCGACAATTTTCGATACACTCGGTGAAAAAGGGTTGGTCAGCAAAGTAATCAATCTCCCGAATACCTATCCAGCGCGCCCCCTAAGAGGGATGATGATATCTGGATTCGTGGCTGATTCACTGGAAAAAGCAGTATACCCACCATTTTTAAAGGGACCATTAACTGAATCAAATTTTCTACTCGAAGCCGACACATCGAAAGGGCTAATGGAACCCGAATATTTAATTAGCCAATGCGAAAAAACCCTAAAATGCAGACTCCAAGCATTCGACATGTTCTGGAACGACCTGGCATGGGATTTCTTCACAATAGTTTTCACAGAAACAGATAGGCTATTTCACTTTCTCTATCCCGCATTCGAAGAGACAAACCATCCACTGCACCCCATCTGCATGAATTTTATGCATAAATGGGACAAAGCAATTGGTCACGTATTAGACAAGTTCGATTCACTCAAAGGTGAAAAAAAAATAATTTCCTTCGCGGATCACGGATTCACGTCCCTAGAAACAGAAGTAGATATTAATGCTTTCCTAATCCAAAAAGGATTATTAAGCTTAAGACACGCCCCGCAAGATCAATGGGATTCAACTGCCATTAGCGACACAAGCAAAGCATTTGCACTTGATCCCGGCAGAATATACATCCACACTGCAAGTGACTTTGACAGAGGACAAGTAACCAAGTCCGAAGCAGCGTCAATTTCCAAAGAAATAGCAACCGACCTAATGAAGCTCAAATTTAACGGGCAACAAGTAATGCAGTCAGTGCAAACAAGCCAAGAGCTATATGGTAAAGAAGCCACAGGCAACGCGCCAGACTTAATCTGTACAGCAATGCCAGGGTTCGATCTCAAAGCAAAATTCGATCGCAAAGAAATATTCGGTTTTTTCGGCAGAACAGGAACCCACACAAGCAAAGACGCATTTTTCTACAGCTCCGATGGCGAGCAAGCCAACCTGACCCGTGACACAGGAAAAATGGTTTTAGAGTGGTTTGAGGAATGA